One window of the Streptomyces sp. NBC_00259 genome contains the following:
- a CDS encoding sigma factor-like helix-turn-helix DNA-binding protein — translation MRERRESTLADRRAREFEAFVAGAGGRLLHVATLLTAESPGHSPEAQRLLVGALAEMYAEWDRRHDEDPYDRTRQELVTRFARSAWRLRRRARTWDAGADAGVLVRLVPQERLVVVLRLYEGVPEEQTAALLGLPVERVRAIGTRAVSVLRSTRPPRLRAPTWRDAS, via the coding sequence GTGCGCGAGAGGCGAGAGTCCACGCTCGCCGACCGCCGCGCCCGGGAATTCGAGGCATTCGTCGCGGGCGCGGGTGGCCGGCTGCTCCATGTCGCGACGCTGCTGACGGCGGAGTCGCCCGGGCACAGCCCCGAGGCACAGCGGCTGCTGGTCGGCGCGCTGGCCGAGATGTACGCGGAGTGGGACCGGCGCCACGACGAGGACCCGTACGACCGCACCCGCCAGGAACTCGTCACCCGCTTCGCCCGGAGCGCCTGGCGGCTGCGGCGACGGGCCAGGACCTGGGACGCCGGCGCGGACGCCGGGGTACTGGTCCGGCTCGTCCCGCAGGAGCGGCTCGTCGTCGTACTGCGCCTGTACGAGGGCGTGCCCGAGGAACAGACCGCGGCGCTGCTCGGACTGCCGGTGGAACGGGTCCGGGCGATCGGCACCCGTGCCGTCTCCGTCCTGCGCAGCACCCGCCCGCCGCGGCTGCGCGCCCCGACCTGGAGGGATGCGTCATGA
- a CDS encoding ABC transporter permease, translating into MSSLSLAVRDSSTMLRRNLLHARRYPSLTLNLLLTPIVLLLLFVYIFGDVMSAGMGGGDRSEYIAYVVPGILMMTIGGTVVGTAVSVSNDMTEGIIARFRTMAIHRGSVLIGHVIGSVLQSVMSVVLVGAVAVAIGFRSTDATVLEWVAALGLMALVALALTWIAVGMGMVSPNAEAASNNALPLVVLPLISSAFVPVDAMPGWFQPIAEYQPFTPAIETLRGLLLGTEIGHNGWLAVAWCLGLTVLGYVWSKSVFNRDPK; encoded by the coding sequence ATGAGCTCCCTCTCCCTCGCCGTACGCGACTCCTCCACCATGCTGCGCCGCAACCTCCTGCACGCCCGCCGCTACCCCTCCCTCACCCTCAACCTGCTGCTCACCCCGATCGTCCTGCTGCTGCTCTTCGTCTACATCTTCGGCGACGTGATGAGTGCGGGCATGGGGGGCGGCGACCGTTCCGAGTACATCGCCTACGTCGTGCCGGGCATCCTGATGATGACCATCGGAGGCACCGTCGTCGGGACGGCGGTGTCCGTCTCCAACGACATGACCGAGGGCATCATCGCCCGCTTCCGCACGATGGCGATCCACAGAGGCTCCGTGCTCATCGGGCACGTCATCGGCAGCGTCCTGCAGTCGGTGATGAGTGTCGTCCTCGTCGGTGCCGTCGCCGTGGCCATCGGCTTCCGGTCCACGGACGCCACCGTCCTGGAGTGGGTGGCGGCGCTCGGGCTGATGGCGCTCGTCGCCCTGGCGCTGACCTGGATCGCGGTCGGGATGGGCATGGTCAGCCCGAACGCCGAGGCGGCGAGCAACAACGCGCTGCCGCTGGTCGTCCTGCCGCTCATCTCGAGCGCCTTCGTGCCGGTCGACGCGATGCCGGGCTGGTTCCAGCCGATCGCCGAGTACCAGCCCTTCACGCCAGCCATCGAGACCCTGCGCGGCCTGCTGCTCGGCACCGAGATCGGCCACAACGGATGGCTCGCCGTGGCCTGGTGCCTGGGCCTCACGGTGCTCGGCTACGTCTGGTCCAAGTCGGTCTTCAACCGCGATCCGAAGTAG
- the ilvA gene encoding threonine ammonia-lyase — protein sequence MSFRTPGPFHPLILDDVRGAQKMLAGVARMTPMEGSRYLSGLVGAPVHLKCENLQRTGSFKLRGAYVRISGLRPEERAAGVVAASAGNHAQGVALASSLLGVHSTVFMPQGAPLPKIAATRDYGADVRLHGQVVDESLAAAQEYAYETGAVFIHPFDHPDIIAGQGTVGLEILEQCPEVRTIVVGVGGGGLAAGIAVAVKALRPDVKVIGVQAEGAAAFPPSLAAGRPVAVEAPVTMADGIKVGCPGDVTYTIVEELVDEVRTVSEDALSSALLLCLERAKQVVEPAGASPVAALLSEPRAFQGPVVAVLSGGNVDPLLMQRILRHGMAAAGRYLSLRLRLADRPGALATLLGVLSVVDANVLDVGHVRTDPRLGLTEVEVELQLETKGPEHCAEVGAALEEAGYRVIG from the coding sequence ATGAGCTTCCGCACGCCTGGCCCCTTTCACCCGCTCATCCTCGACGACGTCCGAGGGGCCCAGAAGATGCTCGCCGGTGTGGCCCGCATGACGCCGATGGAGGGCAGTCGGTATCTGTCGGGCCTGGTCGGAGCCCCGGTGCACCTCAAGTGCGAGAACCTCCAGCGGACGGGCTCGTTCAAGCTGCGCGGCGCGTACGTACGGATCTCCGGGCTGCGTCCCGAGGAGCGCGCGGCGGGCGTCGTCGCGGCGTCGGCGGGCAATCACGCGCAGGGCGTGGCCCTGGCGTCCTCGCTCCTCGGCGTGCACTCCACGGTGTTCATGCCCCAGGGGGCGCCGCTGCCGAAGATCGCGGCGACCCGGGACTACGGCGCCGATGTGCGGCTGCACGGCCAGGTCGTCGACGAGAGCTTGGCCGCGGCGCAGGAGTACGCGTACGAGACCGGCGCGGTCTTCATCCACCCCTTCGACCACCCGGACATCATCGCGGGTCAGGGCACTGTGGGTCTGGAGATCCTGGAGCAGTGCCCGGAGGTGCGGACGATCGTCGTCGGGGTCGGGGGTGGTGGTCTGGCGGCGGGTATCGCGGTCGCGGTGAAGGCGCTGCGTCCCGATGTGAAGGTGATCGGGGTCCAGGCGGAGGGCGCGGCGGCGTTTCCGCCGTCGCTGGCCGCGGGCCGGCCGGTGGCCGTCGAGGCGCCGGTGACCATGGCGGACGGCATCAAGGTGGGCTGCCCCGGCGATGTGACGTACACGATCGTCGAGGAGCTGGTGGACGAGGTGCGCACGGTGTCGGAGGACGCGCTCTCCTCGGCGCTGCTGCTGTGCCTGGAGCGGGCGAAGCAGGTCGTCGAACCGGCGGGGGCGAGTCCCGTCGCCGCGCTGCTCAGCGAGCCCCGGGCCTTCCAGGGGCCGGTCGTGGCCGTGCTGTCGGGCGGCAATGTGGACCCGCTGCTGATGCAGCGCATCCTGCGGCACGGCATGGCGGCGGCGGGCCGCTATCTGTCGCTGCGGCTGAGGCTGGCGGACCGGCCCGGGGCGCTCGCGACGCTGCTGGGGGTGTTGTCAGTGGTGGATGCGAATGTTCTGGACGTGGGGCATGTGCGGACCGATCCGCGGCTCGGCCTGACGGAGGTCGAGGTGGAGCTCCAGCTGGAGACGAAGGGGCCGGAGCACTGTGCGGAGGTCGGTGCGGCGTTGGAGGAGGCGGGGTACCGGGTCATCGGCTGA
- a CDS encoding DUF1059 domain-containing protein — protein sequence MTRKVADCRRFPSETGCTLTISGQEEEVLQAATEHAVSVHGHTDTAELREQIHSMLEDEKVST from the coding sequence ATGACCAGAAAAGTTGCCGATTGCCGCAGGTTCCCGAGCGAGACGGGTTGCACGCTCACCATCTCCGGCCAGGAGGAGGAAGTCCTCCAGGCCGCCACGGAACACGCCGTATCCGTCCACGGCCACACCGACACCGCGGAACTCCGCGAACAGATACACAGCATGCTGGAGGACGAGAAGGTCAGCACCTGA
- a CDS encoding MarR family winged helix-turn-helix transcriptional regulator, translating into MPTSQDMTTDLDPGLLDALQHQVALFARRAEQTRLGGVGQVRNSMDRAAYLLLNRLDQEGPMGVKALAAGMGIDSSTVTRQVAPLVDTGLVKRTSHPEDGRAVVLQLSPRGQSRLEEVRSSRRELMAQVTDGWTPEERESFCTLLTRFNSALSARQAGLPGEATEPSPTS; encoded by the coding sequence ATGCCCACATCTCAGGACATGACGACTGATCTAGACCCCGGTCTCCTCGATGCCCTCCAGCACCAGGTGGCCCTCTTCGCGCGCAGAGCCGAGCAGACCCGGCTCGGCGGCGTCGGTCAGGTCCGCAACTCGATGGATCGTGCCGCCTATCTGCTGCTCAACCGGCTCGACCAGGAAGGCCCGATGGGCGTGAAGGCCCTCGCGGCCGGAATGGGCATCGACTCCTCGACCGTCACCCGCCAGGTCGCGCCGCTCGTCGACACGGGCCTGGTGAAGCGCACCTCGCACCCGGAGGACGGCCGTGCCGTCGTCCTGCAGCTGTCGCCGCGCGGCCAGTCCCGACTGGAGGAAGTGCGCTCCTCGCGGCGCGAGTTGATGGCCCAGGTGACCGACGGCTGGACGCCCGAGGAGCGGGAATCGTTCTGCACGCTGCTCACGCGTTTCAACTCGGCGCTCTCCGCCCGGCAGGCCGGGCTCCCCGGTGAAGCGACGGAGCCGTCCCCGACCTCTTGA
- a CDS encoding VOC family protein: MSAIKQFQVTFDCAEPERLARFWCEVLGYVVPPPPEGFATWDDFTCSQPPEQRDSWFACSDPSGVGPRLYFQRVPEGKAAKNRLHLDVRVATGLVGEERLAALEAECARLVPLGAVHVRTLYDGNDACIPMQDIEGNEFCLD, from the coding sequence ATGTCCGCGATCAAGCAGTTCCAAGTCACCTTCGACTGCGCAGAACCTGAGCGCCTCGCTCGTTTCTGGTGCGAGGTGTTGGGGTACGTCGTGCCGCCGCCACCGGAGGGGTTTGCCACTTGGGACGACTTCACGTGCTCGCAGCCACCTGAGCAGCGGGATTCATGGTTCGCCTGCAGTGATCCGTCGGGTGTGGGCCCGCGACTGTACTTCCAGCGCGTCCCCGAAGGGAAAGCCGCCAAGAACCGGCTGCATCTCGACGTGCGGGTCGCCACCGGACTCGTGGGTGAAGAGCGCCTCGCCGCACTTGAGGCCGAATGCGCACGACTGGTCCCGCTCGGCGCGGTACACGTGCGAACGCTGTATGACGGCAATGACGCGTGCATCCCGATGCAGGACATCGAGGGCAACGAGTTCTGTCTCGACTGA
- a CDS encoding DUF6584 family protein, whose amino-acid sequence MPLRDTLARVDADLTAGRVPVARQRLRGLVSSFPNDLMLRRRLAEVYRLYGEHAEAGRWTYLEEDQNAAETEAFEARYRTAQQRMHALAWRGPESLARTAFAREQLAAVRAACSEAVGRPVDWDTVPSGSKEDSRGSSFPGCLAGAGCLVTVLAFLAIWVNGLIALFD is encoded by the coding sequence ATGCCGTTGAGAGACACCCTTGCCCGAGTCGATGCAGATCTGACTGCCGGCCGGGTTCCCGTCGCGCGCCAGCGTCTGCGTGGACTGGTGTCGTCCTTCCCGAACGACCTGATGCTTCGTCGCCGCCTGGCCGAGGTCTACCGCCTGTACGGAGAGCACGCGGAAGCCGGCCGTTGGACGTACCTCGAAGAGGACCAAAACGCAGCTGAGACCGAGGCCTTCGAGGCGAGGTACCGCACGGCTCAGCAGCGCATGCACGCACTTGCCTGGCGTGGTCCTGAGTCGCTTGCCCGAACGGCATTCGCCAGAGAGCAACTAGCAGCAGTACGAGCAGCCTGCTCGGAAGCCGTGGGACGCCCCGTCGACTGGGACACGGTGCCGTCCGGCTCGAAGGAAGACAGCAGAGGAAGCTCGTTCCCCGGCTGTCTGGCAGGGGCTGGATGCCTGGTAACAGTCCTTGCGTTCCTCGCGATCTGGGTCAACGGACTCATCGCCCTCTTCGACTGA
- the msrA gene encoding peptide-methionine (S)-S-oxide reductase MsrA translates to MFLNRRVPELPTATQALRGRETPAFDVPAHHTVLGNALLGPYPEGLEVADFALGCFWGAERKFWQTKGVWTTLVGYQGGYTENPTYEEVCSGLTGHTEAVRVVFDPSVVTYEQLLKVFWESHDPTQGFRQGNDVGTQYRSALHTHTPSQATTAQSSRESYQRALTGSGHGTITTELLPADGRPFYPAEDYHQQYLDKNPAGYCGIGGTGVSCPIGVAPAPDPREG, encoded by the coding sequence ATGTTCCTGAACCGCCGCGTCCCCGAGCTGCCCACCGCCACCCAGGCGCTGCGCGGCCGCGAAACCCCGGCCTTCGACGTCCCCGCCCACCACACGGTCCTCGGCAACGCCCTCCTCGGCCCTTATCCCGAGGGCCTCGAGGTCGCCGACTTCGCGCTGGGCTGCTTCTGGGGCGCGGAGCGCAAGTTCTGGCAGACGAAGGGCGTCTGGACCACCCTCGTCGGCTACCAGGGCGGCTACACGGAGAACCCCACCTACGAAGAGGTCTGCTCCGGCCTGACGGGCCACACCGAGGCCGTCCGCGTCGTCTTCGACCCGTCCGTCGTCACCTACGAACAGCTCCTGAAGGTCTTCTGGGAGTCCCACGACCCCACCCAGGGCTTCCGCCAGGGCAACGACGTCGGCACCCAGTACCGCTCGGCGCTCCACACCCACACCCCGTCCCAGGCCACCACGGCCCAGTCCTCCCGCGAGTCCTACCAGCGGGCCCTGACGGGCTCGGGCCACGGCACGATCACCACGGAACTCCTCCCGGCGGATGGCCGCCCCTTCTACCCGGCGGAGGACTACCACCAGCAGTACCTGGACAAGAACCCCGCGGGCTACTGCGGCATCGGCGGGACGGGTGTGTCCTGCCCGATCGGCGTCGCTCCGGCCCCGGATCCCAGGGAAGGCTGA
- a CDS encoding cystathionine gamma-synthase, whose protein sequence is MSDQHSFETIAIHAGNSADPLTGAVVPPIYQVSTYKQDGVGGLRGGYEYSRSANPTRTALEENLAALEGGRRGLAFASGLAAEDCLLRTLLVPGDHVVIPNDAYGGTFRLFAKVVQRWGVEYSVADTSDPASVRAALTDRTKVIWVETPSNPLLGITDIAAVADIARTAGAKLVVDNTFASPYLQQPLALGADIVVHSLTKYMGGHSDVVGGALITGDAGLGEELAYHQNAMGAVAGPFDSWIVLRGIKTLPVRMDRHSENATRVAEMLTSHPKVTRVLYPGLEEHPGHEVAAKQMKSFGGMVSFQVQGGEEAAVEVCNRAKLFTLGESLGGVESLIEHPGRMTHASVAGSALEVPADLVRLSVGIESVDDLLADLQQALG, encoded by the coding sequence ATGAGCGACCAGCACAGCTTCGAGACCATCGCGATCCACGCGGGCAACAGCGCCGACCCGCTGACCGGCGCGGTCGTCCCGCCCATCTACCAGGTGTCCACCTACAAGCAGGACGGTGTGGGCGGACTGCGCGGCGGCTACGAGTACAGCCGCAGCGCCAACCCGACCCGTACCGCGCTGGAGGAGAACCTCGCGGCGCTGGAGGGCGGCCGCCGGGGCCTCGCCTTCGCCTCCGGCCTCGCCGCCGAGGACTGCCTGCTGCGTACGCTGCTGGTGCCCGGCGATCACGTGGTGATCCCGAACGACGCGTACGGCGGCACCTTCCGGCTCTTCGCCAAGGTGGTGCAGCGGTGGGGTGTGGAGTACTCCGTCGCCGACACCTCGGACCCGGCGTCGGTCAGGGCCGCCCTGACCGACCGTACGAAGGTGATCTGGGTCGAGACGCCGTCCAACCCGCTGCTCGGCATCACCGACATCGCCGCCGTCGCGGACATCGCCCGCACCGCCGGGGCGAAGCTCGTCGTCGACAACACCTTCGCCAGCCCCTATCTGCAGCAGCCGCTCGCGCTGGGCGCGGACATCGTCGTGCACTCGCTGACCAAGTACATGGGCGGCCACTCGGACGTGGTCGGCGGTGCGCTGATCACCGGCGACGCCGGTCTCGGTGAGGAGCTGGCGTACCACCAGAACGCGATGGGCGCGGTCGCCGGTCCCTTCGACTCGTGGATCGTGCTGCGGGGCATCAAGACGCTGCCGGTCCGTATGGACCGGCACAGCGAGAACGCGACGCGGGTCGCGGAGATGCTGACCAGCCACCCGAAGGTCACGCGGGTCCTGTACCCGGGGCTGGAGGAGCACCCGGGGCACGAGGTCGCGGCGAAGCAGATGAAGAGCTTCGGCGGGATGGTGTCGTTCCAGGTCCAGGGTGGCGAGGAGGCGGCGGTCGAGGTCTGCAACCGCGCGAAGCTCTTCACCCTCGGTGAGTCGCTGGGTGGTGTCGAGTCCCTGATCGAGCACCCTGGCCGGATGACGCACGCGAGCGTCGCCGGGTCCGCGCTGGAGGTTCCGGCGGATCTGGTGCGGCTGTCCGTCGGGATCGAGTCGGTGGACGATCTCCTCGCGGACCTGCAGCAGGCGCTGGGCTGA
- a CDS encoding DUF6959 family protein has protein sequence MERVEAELFTDGGNDAMVRLPGRRFPGVLIQGDTLSILRSDVAELVDLCTAGDLEAARHAASLLQAELSSKLQRYIDALGAHGVPRPF, from the coding sequence ATGGAACGGGTAGAGGCCGAGCTGTTCACCGACGGCGGCAACGACGCGATGGTCCGCCTTCCAGGTCGCCGCTTCCCCGGAGTCTTGATCCAGGGCGACACTCTCAGCATTCTCCGGTCGGACGTGGCCGAGCTGGTCGACCTGTGCACCGCCGGCGACCTGGAGGCAGCTCGACACGCGGCAAGCCTCCTTCAGGCTGAGCTGAGCTCGAAGCTTCAGCGTTACATCGATGCGCTCGGAGCTCACGGGGTCCCTCGACCCTTCTGA
- a CDS encoding DUF4097 family beta strand repeat-containing protein, whose protein sequence is MQKFDTPAPVSAVLDIPAGRIRFIAAERADTTVEVLPADAAESRDVAAAEQTEVAYGDGVLRIKTREAKKRILGASGSIEVTVQLPAGSRIEAKAAGAEFRGVGRLGDVAFEGAQATVKLDEADSTRVTLLAGDISVGRLGGPAEMSTQKGDIHITEAVRGTVTLRTEHGEISVGAAHGVSASLDAGTTYGRIHNALKNTDGAAAGLHIHATTAYGDVTARSL, encoded by the coding sequence ATGCAGAAGTTCGACACCCCCGCCCCGGTCTCCGCCGTCCTCGACATCCCCGCGGGGCGCATCCGGTTCATCGCCGCCGAGCGGGCCGACACCACGGTCGAGGTCCTGCCCGCGGACGCCGCCGAGAGCCGCGACGTGGCGGCGGCGGAGCAGACCGAAGTCGCGTACGGCGACGGCGTCCTGCGGATCAAGACCCGGGAGGCGAAGAAGCGGATCCTCGGCGCTTCCGGGTCCATCGAGGTGACGGTCCAACTGCCCGCCGGCTCGCGGATCGAGGCGAAGGCGGCCGGCGCCGAGTTCCGGGGCGTCGGACGGCTCGGTGACGTCGCCTTCGAGGGCGCGCAGGCGACGGTCAAGCTCGACGAGGCCGACAGCACCCGCGTCACCCTCCTCGCCGGCGACATCTCGGTCGGCCGTCTGGGCGGCCCCGCGGAGATGAGCACCCAGAAGGGCGACATCCACATCACCGAGGCGGTGCGCGGCACGGTCACGCTGCGCACCGAGCACGGTGAGATCTCGGTCGGCGCCGCCCACGGAGTCTCCGCCTCCCTGGACGCCGGCACCACCTACGGCCGGATCCACAACGCGCTCAAGAACACCGACGGCGCCGCCGCCGGCCTGCACATCCACGCGACCACCGCCTACGGCGACGTCACCGCCCGCAGTCTGTGA
- a CDS encoding ATP-binding cassette domain-containing protein: protein MTDLAIAANGLRKSYGDKTVLDGIDLAVPEGTIFSLLGPNGAGKTTAVKILSTLISPDPASGQLRVGGHDLATDPRAVRAAIGVTGQFSAVDGLITGEENMLLMADLHHLSKREGRRVAAELLERFDLVEAAKKPASTYSGGMKRRLDIAMTLVGNPRIIFLDEPTTGLDPRARHNMWQIIRELVTGGVTVFLTTQYLEEADELADRIAVLHGGRIAAEGSAEELKRLIPGGHVRLRFTDPATYRSAASALREASRDDEALALQIPSDGSQRELRSILDRLDTARIEADELTVHTPDLDDVFFALTDTTHIPHQTEETVR, encoded by the coding sequence ATGACCGACCTGGCCATCGCGGCGAACGGGCTGCGCAAGTCCTACGGCGACAAGACCGTCCTCGACGGCATCGACCTGGCCGTCCCGGAAGGAACGATCTTCTCCCTGCTCGGGCCGAACGGCGCCGGCAAGACCACCGCCGTCAAGATCCTCTCCACCCTCATCTCCCCTGACCCCGCCAGTGGCCAGCTCCGCGTCGGCGGCCACGACCTGGCCACCGACCCGCGGGCCGTACGGGCGGCGATCGGTGTCACCGGGCAGTTCTCCGCCGTCGACGGCCTGATCACCGGCGAGGAGAACATGCTCCTCATGGCGGACCTGCACCACCTCTCCAAGCGCGAGGGACGCCGGGTCGCCGCCGAACTGCTGGAACGCTTCGACCTGGTCGAGGCGGCGAAGAAGCCCGCGTCCACCTACTCCGGCGGCATGAAGCGCCGCCTCGACATCGCCATGACCCTGGTCGGCAACCCGCGGATCATCTTCCTCGACGAGCCGACCACCGGCCTCGACCCCCGCGCCCGCCACAACATGTGGCAGATCATCCGCGAACTCGTCACAGGCGGCGTCACCGTCTTCCTCACCACCCAGTACCTGGAGGAGGCCGACGAACTCGCCGACCGCATCGCCGTACTCCACGGCGGCAGGATCGCCGCCGAGGGGAGCGCCGAGGAACTCAAGCGGCTCATCCCCGGCGGACACGTCCGGCTCCGCTTCACCGACCCGGCCACCTACCGCTCCGCCGCCTCCGCACTGCGCGAAGCCTCCCGGGACGACGAAGCACTGGCCCTGCAGATCCCCAGCGACGGCAGCCAACGCGAACTGCGCTCCATCCTCGACCGCCTCGACACGGCCCGCATCGAGGCCGACGAACTGACCGTCCACACCCCCGACCTCGACGACGTCTTCTTCGCCCTCACCGACACCACCCACATCCCCCACCAGACCGAGGAGACCGTCCGATGA
- a CDS encoding DUF4291 domain-containing protein: MEEPQRGIRAAYSDSTITVYQAYRPEIGQPAAREGRFPAAWKRDRMTWIKPSFLWMMYRCGWGTKAGQETVLAVEIGRDGFEWALRHACLSGYVRGVHPDRATWQRQLKRAPTRAQWDPERDLRLQPLPYRSLQLGLSGEAVRRYADEWTVSIRDVTPLAHEIHALVSGGDLDSAARLLPQERPYPLGDEDLAHRLGAQRPGSPDDSRPIGVAETAG; the protein is encoded by the coding sequence ATGGAAGAACCGCAGCGCGGGATCCGTGCGGCCTACTCGGACTCCACGATCACCGTCTACCAGGCGTACCGCCCGGAAATCGGTCAGCCCGCCGCCCGGGAGGGCCGTTTCCCTGCCGCGTGGAAACGGGACAGGATGACGTGGATCAAGCCGTCGTTCCTGTGGATGATGTACCGCTGCGGCTGGGGCACGAAAGCGGGGCAGGAGACCGTCCTCGCCGTCGAGATCGGCCGTGACGGCTTCGAGTGGGCGCTGCGCCACGCGTGCCTGTCGGGCTACGTCCGCGGGGTGCATCCCGACCGGGCCACCTGGCAACGTCAGTTGAAGCGTGCACCCACTCGCGCACAGTGGGACCCCGAGCGGGACCTGCGCCTGCAGCCCCTGCCGTACCGGTCCCTGCAACTCGGCCTCTCCGGTGAGGCCGTACGACGCTACGCCGACGAGTGGACGGTCTCCATCCGCGACGTGACCCCACTGGCCCACGAGATCCACGCCCTCGTGAGCGGTGGTGACCTGGACTCCGCCGCCCGACTGCTGCCCCAGGAACGCCCGTACCCCCTTGGGGACGAAGACCTCGCCCACCGGCTCGGCGCCCAACGGCCCGGCAGCCCGGATGACTCGCGTCCGATCGGTGTGGCCGAGACCGCTGGCTGA
- the msrA gene encoding peptide-methionine (S)-S-oxide reductase MsrA: MASQTQRAVLAGGCFWGMQDLIRRLPGVTATRVGYTGGDVPNATYRNHGTHAEAIEILFDPEKTDFRAILELFFQIHDPSTKNRQGNDMGLSYRSAIYYVDDEQKRVAEDTIADVDASGLWPGKVVTEVEPVGPFWEAEPEHQDYLERYPDGYTCHFPRPGWRLPARTEG, from the coding sequence ATGGCGTCGCAGACGCAGAGGGCCGTGCTCGCGGGCGGATGCTTCTGGGGGATGCAGGACCTGATCCGCCGGCTCCCGGGGGTGACGGCGACCCGGGTCGGATACACCGGGGGTGATGTGCCGAACGCGACGTACCGTAACCACGGCACGCACGCGGAGGCCATCGAGATCCTTTTCGACCCCGAGAAGACCGACTTCCGCGCGATCCTGGAGCTCTTCTTCCAGATCCACGACCCGAGCACCAAGAACCGCCAGGGCAACGACATGGGCCTCAGCTACCGCTCGGCGATCTACTACGTGGACGACGAGCAGAAGCGGGTCGCCGAGGACACGATCGCGGATGTGGACGCCTCCGGACTGTGGCCGGGCAAGGTCGTCACCGAGGTCGAGCCGGTCGGCCCCTTCTGGGAGGCCGAACCCGAGCACCAGGACTACCTGGAGCGTTACCCGGACGGATACACCTGCCACTTCCCGCGTCCGGGATGGCGGCTGCCTGCCCGCACGGAGGGCTGA
- a CDS encoding DUF6584 family protein, producing MERGWSPAWSGAPARSEAVGRPVDWDTVPSGSKEDSRGSSFPGCLAGAGCLVTVLAFLAIWVNGLIALFD from the coding sequence GTGGAGAGGGGTTGGTCTCCTGCCTGGTCCGGGGCGCCGGCCCGCTCGGAAGCCGTGGGACGCCCCGTCGACTGGGACACGGTGCCGTCCGGCTCGAAGGAAGACAGCAGAGGAAGCTCGTTCCCCGGCTGTCTGGCAGGGGCTGGATGCCTGGTAACAGTCCTTGCGTTCCTCGCGATCTGGGTCAACGGACTCATCGCCCTCTTCGACTGA
- a CDS encoding arsenate reductase ArsC: MSTAETPSVLFVCVHNAGRSQMAAAFLTHLGGDRVDVRSAGSAPADTVNPAVVEAMGEAGIDISAETPKVLTTEAVQASDVVITMGCGDACPYFPGKRYLDWTLDDPAGQGVDAVRPIRDEIEQRIRGLLDELGVDVRG, encoded by the coding sequence GTGAGTACTGCCGAAACCCCGTCCGTGCTGTTCGTCTGCGTCCACAACGCGGGGCGCTCCCAGATGGCCGCCGCGTTCCTCACCCACCTCGGCGGCGACCGGGTCGACGTCCGCTCGGCGGGCTCCGCCCCTGCCGACACCGTGAACCCCGCCGTGGTCGAGGCCATGGGCGAAGCGGGCATCGACATCTCCGCCGAGACCCCCAAGGTGTTGACCACCGAGGCGGTACAGGCGTCGGACGTCGTCATCACCATGGGCTGCGGCGACGCCTGCCCCTACTTCCCCGGCAAGCGCTACCTCGACTGGACGCTCGACGACCCCGCCGGCCAGGGCGTCGACGCCGTACGGCCGATCCGGGACGAGATCGAGCAGCGCATCCGCGGCCTGCTGGACGAACTCGGCGTCGACGTACGCGGATGA